The Roseococcus microcysteis genome contains a region encoding:
- a CDS encoding class I SAM-dependent methyltransferase — translation MYPLEPRAGEIGRLAAQGAWLTEETEALLSSIGVGPGWRCLDLACGLGDVTRLMAARAGAPGLVVGLDLERRFLDHARAQAAGAVEYLEADACRTGLPDGGFDLVHGRFLFAGAARFDPLLTEAIRLARPGGTIALQEQDLSSMACFPPHPAFARLKGMLGAGLEQGGTGRGVARRLFGLLRQAGLRELRYRPFLVSCQAGDPQAAWLPDIVDSLRGPLLRAGLTDGPALDEAIAACRSHLNDPGTTAILYTVVQVWGRKPAAAEAP, via the coding sequence ATGTACCCCCTCGAACCCCGCGCGGGCGAGATCGGCCGGCTGGCGGCGCAGGGCGCCTGGCTCACGGAGGAGACCGAGGCGCTGCTCTCCTCCATCGGGGTCGGGCCGGGCTGGCGCTGCCTCGACCTCGCCTGCGGGCTGGGCGACGTGACGCGGCTGATGGCGGCGCGGGCCGGCGCGCCGGGCCTGGTGGTCGGCCTGGACCTGGAACGCCGCTTCCTCGACCACGCGCGCGCCCAGGCGGCGGGCGCGGTCGAGTATCTGGAGGCGGATGCCTGCCGCACCGGCCTGCCCGATGGCGGCTTCGACCTGGTGCATGGCCGCTTCCTCTTCGCCGGCGCGGCGCGGTTCGACCCACTGCTCACGGAGGCCATCCGGCTGGCCCGCCCTGGGGGAACCATCGCGCTGCAGGAGCAGGACCTGTCCAGCATGGCCTGCTTCCCGCCGCACCCCGCCTTCGCGCGGCTGAAGGGGATGCTCGGCGCGGGGCTGGAGCAGGGCGGCACCGGCCGCGGCGTCGCCCGGCGGCTGTTCGGTCTGCTGCGGCAGGCGGGGCTGCGCGAGCTGCGCTACCGCCCCTTCCTGGTGTCCTGCCAGGCGGGCGACCCGCAGGCCGCCTGGCTTCCGGACATCGTGGACTCGCTGCGCGGCCCCTTGCTGCGCGCCGGGTTGACCGACGGCCCCGCCCTGGACGAGGCCATCGCCGCCTGCCGGTCGCACCTCAACGATCCGGGCACGACGGCGATCCTCTACACCGTTGTGCAGGTCTGGGGGCGCAAGCCGGCGGCGGCCGAGGCGCCATAG